The following coding sequences lie in one Panicum virgatum strain AP13 chromosome 6N, P.virgatum_v5, whole genome shotgun sequence genomic window:
- the LOC120677470 gene encoding glycosyltransferase BC10-like translates to MTTKNLKQQQQQHVLPMVVAGMAAAATPACPVRTKLLLCAALGFAIGVVATVSLLLSSASPYTASLHAHGGTLAGLFMPASAAANAVRDRQQEPPAAPRPPRPEQGPPAVPAMIRRPRSSPEPPPAATSATTAPPPPTPAGVGGASRGSGIGIGGGDDDDKELMALAASAPRAVPAGAAPKVAFLFLTRWDLPMAPLWDKFFHGHRGRYNVYVHTDPAFNGSEPPETSAFHRRRIPSKEVKWGRVSMVEAERRLLAHALLDDPSNARFVLLSESHVPLFDFPTVHSYLVNSTEVFLESYDQPGATGRGRYNRRMSPVVTAAQWRKGSQWFDLDRGLATDVVADRVYFPVFRRFCSRGCYADEHYLPTLLHIRRPAAAANRSLTWVDWSRGGPHPARFHRVQVTVDFLRWLRSGTTCTYNGRTTDVCFLFARKFLPNSLTRFLRFAPKVMGFG, encoded by the exons ATGACCACCAAGAAcctcaagcagcagcagcagcagcacgtgcTGCCCATGGTGGTGGCcggcatggccgccgccgccaccccggctTGCCCCGTCCGGACCAAGCTCCTGCTCTgcgcggccctcggcttcgCGATCGGCGTCGTGGCCACCGTCTCCCTCCTCTTGAGCTCCGCCTCCCCCTACACGGCCTCGCTCCACGCCCACGGGGGAACGCTCGCCGGGCTCTTCatgccggcctccgccgccgcgaacgCCGTCCGGGACCGGCAGCAGGAGccgcccgcggcgccgcgcccgccacgGCCGGAGCAAGGGCCGCCGGCCGTCCCCGCAATGATCCGGCGGCCTCGGTcgtcgccggagccgccgccggcggccactAGCGCTACTACTGCCCCTCCGCCACCGACGCCGGCTGGCGTTGGCGGTGCCTCCCGCGGCAGCGGCATCGGCAtcggcggcggggacgacgacgacaaggagCTGATGGCCctggcggcgtcggcgccgcgggcggtgccggccggcgcggcgcccaAGGTGGCGTTCCTGTTCCTGACGCGCTGGGACCTGCCCATGGCGCCGCTGTGGGACAAGTTCTTCCACGGCCACCGCGGGCGCTACAACGTCTACGTGCACACCGACCCGGCCTTCAACGGCTCCGAGCCGCCGGAGACCTCCGCCTTCCACCGCCGGAGGATCCCCAGCAAG GAGGTGAAATGGGGCCGCGTCAGCATGGTGGAGGCGGAGCGCCGGCTGCTGGCGCACGCGCTGCTGGACGACCCCTCCAACGCCCGCTTCGTCCTCCTGTCGGAGTCGCACGTCCCGCTCTTCGACTTCCCCACCGTCCACTCGTACCTCGTCAACTCCACCGAGGTGTTCCTCGAGTCCTACGACCAGCCCGGCGCGACGGGCCGCGGCCGCTACAACCGCCGCATGAGCCCCGTCGTGACCGCGGCGCAGTGGCGCAAGGGCTCCCAGTGGTTCGACCTGGACCGGGGCCTCGCCACCGACGTCGTCGCCGACCGCGTCTACTTCCCGGTCTTCCGGCGCTTCTGCAGCCGGGGCTGCTACGCCGACGAGCACTACCTGCCGACGCTCCTCCAcatccggcggccggcggcggccgccaacCGGAGCCTGACGTGGGTCGACTGGTCCCGCGGCGGCCCGCACCCAGCGCGGTTCCACAGGGTGCAGGTCACCGTCGACTTCCTCCGGTGGCTCAGGAGCGGCACCACGTGCACGTACAACGGCAGGACCACCGACGTCTGCTTCCTCTTCGCGAGGAAGTTTTTGCCCAACTCGCTCACCAGGTTCCTGAGATTCGCGCCCAAGGTGATGGGTTTTGGCTAA
- the LOC120677982 gene encoding xyloglucan endotransglucosylase/hydrolase protein 24-like: MALPLPSPSSSRHHPRPLVAALLLLLMAMAARPGVGSLLYDQVEITWGGDSSFFYMEREGVDVLALCLEKTNGGSGFASKDTYLYGRFDIDIMLVANNSAGTVATFYLMPDGEVPWAYHDEIDLEFLGNATGEPYTLHTNIFANGAGGREQQFRLWFDPTTDFHTYSIEWNPKHIIILVDGTPVRAFENHAARGVPFPTWQRMRLQGTLWDADEWATQGGRVKTDWTQAPFYAYYRNLRVTPCAPSPGVAWCGDEPPESAWFEQRLDKAALKEAQEKHMIYDYCVDEKRFKDKGFPKECNAD; this comes from the exons ATGGCGTTGCCATTGCCGTCGCCGTCTTCTTCTAGGCACCATCCCCGGCCGCTGGTGGCagcgttgctgctgctgctaatgGCAATGGCGGCTCGGCCGGGAGTGGGGTCGTTGCTGTACGACCAGGTCGAGATCACCTGGGGCGGCGACAGCAGCTTCTTCTACATGGAGCGCGAGGGCGTCGACGTCCTCGCGCTCTGCCTCGAGAAGACCAACGGCGGCTCCGGGTTCGCCTCCAAGGACACCTACCTCTACGGCCGCTTCGACATCGACATCATGCTCGTCGCCAACAACTCCGCCGGCACGGTCGCCACCTTCTAC CTGATGCCGGACGGCGAGGTGCCGTGGGCGTACCACGACGAGATCGACCTggagttcctcggcaacgccacCGGCGAGCCGTACACGCTCCACACCAACATCTTCGccaacggcgccggcggccgcgagcaGCAGTTCCGGCTCTGGTTCGACCCCACCACCGACTTCCACACCTACTCCATCGAGTGGAACCCCAAGCACATCAT AATCCTAGTGGACGGCACGCCGGTCCGCGCGTTCGAGAACCACGCGGCCCGCGGCGTGCCGTTCCCGACGTGGCAGCGCATGCGGCTGCAGGGCACGCTGTGGGACGCCGACGAGTGGGCGACGCAGGGCGGCCGCGTCAAGACGGACTGGACGCAGGCGCCCTTCTACGCCTACTACCGCAACCTCCGGGTGACGCCGTGCGCGCCGTCCCCCGGCGTGGCGTGGTGCGGCGACGAGCCGCCGGAGTCGGCGTGGTTCGAGCAGCGGCTGGACAAGGCGGCGCTCAAGGAGGCGCAGGAGAAGCACATGATCTATGACTACTGCGTGGATGAGAAGCGGTTCAAGGACAAGGGATTCCCCAAGGAATGCAACGCTGACTAA